The following proteins are co-located in the Vigna angularis cultivar LongXiaoDou No.4 chromosome 2, ASM1680809v1, whole genome shotgun sequence genome:
- the LOC108326868 gene encoding 50S ribosomal protein L5, chloroplastic, with protein MATAPSLLHSSGSSFFAQFRAFPLSSSTSVFPHVKRHGNVVVPVRASDSGVVLVEKSDAEKTNRLKTAYTEKIVPLLVEEFSYTNKHQVPKIEKIVVNCGIGDAAQNSKGLDAAISDLAMITGQRPVKTRARASLATFKIREGQPLGIAVTLRGNIMYSFLDRVINLGLPRTRDFQGVNSNSFDGHGNYSIGVKDQGVFPEIRADVVGKPRGMDICINTTANTDKEAQRLLALMGMPFREGSGSVGAAGRKKKLKSHHFDSKRGGRGRK; from the exons ATGGCCACGGCTCCTTCGCTTCTACACTCATCCGGGTCCTCATTTTTCGCTCAATTTCGTGCATTTCCATTATCTTCTTCCACTTCAGTGTTCCCTCATGTAAAAAGGCATGGGAATGTGGTGGTGCCTGTGAGGGCCTCTGATTCTGGGGTTGTGTTGGTGGAGAAATCTGACGCAGAGAAGACCAATAGGCTCAAAACAGCATACACTGAGAAAATAGTTCCCTTGCTCGTAGAAGAGTTTTCTTACACCAACAAGCACCAG GTGCCTAAAATTGAGAAGATTGTGGTTAACTGTGGTATTGGAGACGCTGCACAAAATTCCAAGGGTTTGGACGCGGCAATAAGTGATCTAGCAATGATCACTGGGCAGAGACCTGTGAAGACTCGGGCTAGGGCTTCTCTTGCCACATTTAAGATCAGGGAAGGTCAACCGCTTGGGATTGCTGTAACACTAAGAGGAAAC ATTATGTACTCATTCCTAGACCGAGTCATCAACTTGGGACTTCCCAGAACAAGAGATTTCCAAGGTGTGAACTCCAACAGCTTTGATGGGCATGGAAATTACAGCATTGGCGTAAAGGACCAGGGTGTGTTCCCAGAGATCAGAGCTGATGTTGTTGGCAAGCCTAGGGGAATGGACATCTGCATCAACACAACGGCTAACACTGATAAAGAAGCTCAAAGATTATTGGCTCTTATGGGTATGCCCTTCAGAGAGGGAAGTGGTTCTGTCGGGGCGGCCGGACGGAAAAAGAAGCTTAAGTCTCATCATTTTGATTCAAAAAGGGGAGGAAGAGGAAGGAAGTGA